In the Paenibacillus sp. FSL H7-0357 genome, one interval contains:
- a CDS encoding nucleotidyltransferase domain-containing protein, translating into MYTHHQKAIDAITAKLKVREEILGIIIGGSIAHGYANETSDLDIMIVLSEEDYQEAYAANELGFFETESCPYEGGYVDGKVVSVDYIRKVAEYGSEPAKFAFKDTFLSYSKVEGLEEWIQVASRYPIEKKEDHIKKFYAQFETWKWYYYEGLKRNNQLLMDYSRTNVVLFAGRLILAFNEKLFPSYKWLLKELEAAEHKPDQFMLLMSNVIELKTADSIEALYASIVAFHDWYPSDKHWSIQFMIDSQLNWVNGNVPILDL; encoded by the coding sequence ATGTACACACATCACCAAAAAGCCATTGATGCCATTACCGCCAAGCTAAAGGTCAGGGAGGAGATTTTGGGAATCATTATCGGAGGCTCCATCGCGCATGGATACGCGAACGAAACCTCTGATCTTGATATTATGATTGTGCTTTCTGAAGAAGACTATCAAGAGGCATATGCAGCCAATGAACTCGGTTTTTTTGAAACGGAGTCCTGTCCCTATGAAGGGGGCTATGTGGACGGGAAAGTTGTATCGGTAGATTATATCCGCAAGGTTGCCGAATACGGTAGCGAGCCTGCAAAATTTGCTTTCAAGGATACGTTCCTCTCCTACTCCAAGGTTGAGGGTTTGGAAGAATGGATACAGGTGGCCTCCAGATATCCCATAGAGAAGAAGGAGGACCATATCAAAAAATTCTACGCACAATTTGAAACCTGGAAATGGTATTACTACGAGGGTTTGAAAAGGAATAACCAGCTGCTGATGGATTATTCCCGGACGAATGTTGTCCTGTTTGCCGGAAGACTGATCCTTGCCTTTAATGAGAAGCTGTTCCCTTCCTACAAGTGGTTACTGAAGGAGCTGGAGGCGGCCGAGCATAAACCGGATCAATTCATGCTCCTGATGAGTAATGTGATCGAGCTCAAAACTGCAGATTCTATCGAAGCTCTATATGCATCTATTGTTGCATTCCATGATTGGTACCCATCCGACAAACATTGGTCGATTCAGTTCATGATTGATAGCCAGTTGAATTGGGTGAATGGCAATGTACCTATTCTCGACCTGTAG
- a CDS encoding LytTR family DNA-binding domain-containing protein has protein sequence MKITIEDIPEGSEPEIILRCNEPDDALLRLIYSIKSNSKKLIGLTGMQMHVISPGDVFYFEAVDNKVFIYCREKVYESRLKLYELEADYEQGDFFRASKSTILNIAKIKSVSPILYGKFEALLQNGEKVYISRQYVPVLKKKLGF, from the coding sequence GTGAAGATTACGATTGAGGATATTCCGGAAGGCAGCGAGCCGGAAATTATCCTCAGGTGCAATGAACCTGACGACGCGTTGTTAAGGCTTATTTACTCCATTAAATCAAACTCCAAAAAGCTGATTGGCCTGACCGGTATGCAAATGCATGTGATAAGTCCGGGGGATGTGTTTTATTTCGAGGCGGTGGACAACAAGGTGTTTATTTATTGCCGGGAGAAGGTGTATGAGTCTCGCCTTAAACTGTATGAGCTTGAGGCCGATTATGAGCAGGGCGATTTTTTCAGGGCATCCAAGTCAACCATTCTTAATATTGCCAAAATCAAATCGGTCAGCCCGATCCTGTACGGGAAATTTGAGGCACTGCTGCAGAATGGCGAAAAGGTGTACATTTCCAGGCAATATGTGCCTGTACTCAAGAAAAAATTAGGATTCTAA
- a CDS encoding response regulator transcription factor, translated as MINILVVEDEKHVRRLLEAVLKREGYSVVTAEDGVKALEVLDSQHIDLILLDIMMPNMDGYEFAKEVRDANSLIPILMATAKQLPEDKKKGFRLGTDDYMTKPIDTEEMLLRIQALLRRSQIASARKLAVGKVVLDYDALTVTREDEKQTLPQKEFYLLYKLLSYPERIFTRIQLMDEIWGMENESTDTTVNVHINRLRKRFEAYPEFELVSVRGLGYKAVRTP; from the coding sequence ATGATCAACATACTGGTGGTAGAAGATGAAAAGCATGTAAGAAGACTTCTTGAAGCTGTTCTAAAACGCGAAGGATATTCTGTTGTTACTGCCGAAGACGGAGTTAAAGCATTGGAGGTCCTTGATTCACAGCATATTGATCTAATCCTTCTGGACATCATGATGCCTAATATGGATGGTTATGAATTCGCAAAGGAAGTAAGGGATGCCAATAGCTTGATCCCCATACTTATGGCTACAGCCAAACAGCTCCCTGAAGATAAGAAGAAGGGGTTCCGGCTTGGAACCGATGATTATATGACCAAGCCTATTGATACCGAAGAAATGCTTCTCAGAATCCAAGCTCTGCTCCGCCGTTCCCAAATTGCAAGTGCCCGTAAACTGGCAGTGGGTAAAGTCGTACTTGATTATGACGCCTTGACGGTAACCCGGGAGGATGAGAAGCAGACCCTTCCGCAAAAAGAATTTTATTTGTTGTATAAGCTATTATCCTATCCAGAGCGGATTTTCACCCGAATCCAGCTCATGGATGAAATATGGGGCATGGAAAATGAAAGTACGGATACAACCGTCAATGTTCACATCAATCGGCTGCGGAAACGGTTTGAAGCTTATCCGGAGTTTGAACTGGTTTCTGTTCGGGGTCTGGGATACAAGGCGGTGAGAACACCATGA
- a CDS encoding UbiD family decarboxylase yields the protein MTYRNLEECIIDLEKHGHLIRIHEEVDPLLEMAAIHLKVYEAGGPALLFENVKGSKYRAVSNLFGTIERSKFIFRDTWDSSQNVIALRNDPMKALKQPFKYIGTGLAARKALPLKTLGGVPAGFEEIQISDLPQIKHWQGDGGAFVTLPQVYSEDPDKPGIMNSNLGMYRIQLSGNEYEVNKEVGVHYQIHRGIGIHQSQANKRGEPLKVSCFIGGPPAHTLSAVMPLPEGLSEMTFAGLLAGRHFRYSYVDGFCISADADFVITGEIHPGETKPEGPFGDHLGYYSLVHPFPVMKVHKVYAKKGAIFPFTVVGRPPQEDTAFGELIHELTGGAVKQEIPGVKEVHAVDASGVHPLLFAIGSERYTPYQQLKQPAEILTIANRILGTGQLSLAKYLFITAEEDRAISTHNVVDFLTYILERINLHRDIHFQTNTTIDTLDYSGTGINSGSKVIFAAVGEQKRNLCTEVPEVLSRLQGFGEARMVMPGIVALQGPAFINYKEAQQQLRSLCTAIEEQGPLPSLPMIILCDDSEFMSGTLNNFLWATFTRSNPSHDIYGVNSVVENKHWSCDNVIIDARTKPHQAPPLIPDPEVERHIERLFAKGAILGGLRK from the coding sequence ATGACCTATCGCAATTTGGAAGAGTGCATTATAGATTTGGAGAAGCACGGACATTTGATCCGTATTCATGAGGAAGTGGATCCCCTGCTGGAGATGGCAGCGATCCACTTAAAGGTTTATGAGGCCGGCGGCCCTGCATTATTATTTGAAAATGTCAAAGGCTCGAAGTACCGTGCGGTGTCGAACCTCTTCGGGACCATTGAGCGCAGCAAGTTTATATTCCGGGATACCTGGGATTCTTCGCAGAATGTTATCGCGCTGCGTAATGATCCGATGAAGGCGCTCAAGCAGCCCTTTAAATATATAGGTACAGGGCTGGCCGCGAGAAAGGCTCTGCCGCTTAAGACACTCGGCGGTGTCCCGGCAGGCTTCGAGGAAATTCAAATCTCCGACCTTCCGCAGATTAAGCACTGGCAGGGAGATGGCGGGGCTTTTGTAACCTTGCCGCAGGTGTACTCGGAAGACCCGGACAAGCCGGGCATAATGAATTCCAACCTGGGCATGTACCGTATTCAGCTCAGCGGCAATGAGTATGAAGTGAATAAGGAAGTGGGGGTTCATTACCAGATCCACCGCGGCATCGGAATCCACCAGTCCCAAGCGAACAAGCGGGGCGAACCGCTTAAAGTGAGCTGTTTCATCGGCGGTCCTCCCGCACACACATTGTCTGCTGTCATGCCGCTGCCGGAGGGCTTAAGCGAAATGACCTTTGCTGGCCTGCTGGCCGGACGCCATTTCCGCTACAGCTATGTAGACGGCTTCTGCATCAGCGCAGATGCGGATTTTGTAATTACCGGGGAAATACATCCCGGTGAGACCAAACCGGAAGGTCCCTTTGGCGACCACTTGGGGTACTACAGCCTGGTGCATCCTTTCCCGGTCATGAAAGTACATAAGGTGTATGCCAAGAAAGGGGCGATCTTTCCGTTCACCGTAGTGGGACGGCCGCCGCAGGAGGATACCGCCTTTGGGGAATTGATTCATGAACTGACCGGAGGCGCTGTGAAGCAGGAGATCCCGGGAGTGAAAGAAGTACACGCGGTCGATGCTTCGGGTGTACATCCCCTGCTGTTTGCCATTGGCAGCGAACGGTACACGCCTTATCAGCAGTTGAAGCAGCCGGCGGAGATTCTTACCATCGCCAACCGGATCCTGGGAACCGGCCAGCTTAGTCTGGCCAAGTATCTGTTCATTACGGCCGAGGAGGACCGGGCCATAAGCACTCATAATGTGGTTGATTTCCTGACCTATATTCTGGAGCGGATTAACCTTCACCGCGACATTCATTTTCAGACCAATACGACGATTGATACGCTTGATTATTCCGGCACAGGGATAAACAGCGGCAGCAAGGTGATTTTTGCAGCAGTGGGAGAGCAGAAGCGAAACTTGTGCACAGAAGTGCCGGAGGTTCTGTCCCGGCTGCAGGGCTTTGGGGAGGCCAGAATGGTGATGCCGGGCATCGTTGCCCTGCAAGGTCCGGCATTCATTAATTACAAGGAAGCGCAGCAGCAGCTAAGGTCTTTGTGCACCGCCATTGAGGAACAAGGTCCGCTCCCTTCCTTGCCGATGATTATTCTGTGTGATGACAGCGAGTTTATGAGCGGGACCCTGAACAATTTCCTATGGGCGACCTTCACACGCAGCAACCCTTCACATGATATATATGGCGTGAACAGTGTAGTGGAGAACAAGCACTGGTCCTGCGACAATGTCATTATAGACGCCCGTACGAAACCGCATCAGGCCCCGCCGTTAATCCCGGATCCTGAGGTGGAGCGTCATATTGAGCGGCTTTTTGCAAAGGGAGCCATCCTGGGAGGCCTGCGTAAATAA
- a CDS encoding amidase, whose translation MQLAHSSLTDLPSIEENPDIILQQAVKLYLQRVRQLEPQIHAFVPEVHLEARLAIEAERLLASSAAMADKLALWGIPVAIKDLLHVDGLPTCAGSALPPEVLTDKEGSLVRRLRALGVLIAGKTVTEEFAYNGPIATRNPHNTEHTPGGSSAGSAAAVAAGLCPLAIGTQTLRSVIAPASFCGVTGFKPSYGRVPLDGVILLSPSFDTIGIFTQDLPSMEVAAAHLVPDWTPRQVDRKPVLGIPRGVYMELMSPEVKATFTAQIEHLEQLGYQVRYADMPWEDEFIYGDSMLRFIEGEMARGHASWFEHYAELYGPPVREAILRGKAIAEDELDGYRRKQWVLREELKSLMVKEGIDIWVSPAQGGTAPKVADNNTGWSGMPAIWGFAGCPTLSLPSASLEGLPLGFQCIGSFGEDEWLLAWAREVARDL comes from the coding sequence GTGCAACTTGCCCACTCCTCCTTAACCGACCTGCCCAGTATTGAAGAAAACCCGGATATTATTTTGCAGCAAGCGGTAAAGCTTTATCTGCAAAGGGTCCGCCAGCTTGAACCACAGATCCATGCCTTTGTTCCGGAAGTGCATCTGGAGGCGCGTTTGGCCATTGAAGCGGAGCGTTTGCTGGCTTCATCCGCTGCAATGGCAGACAAACTGGCTTTATGGGGAATCCCGGTCGCCATAAAGGATCTGTTGCATGTCGACGGTTTACCCACTTGTGCCGGTTCCGCGCTTCCTCCAGAAGTATTGACGGATAAGGAAGGCTCATTGGTAAGACGTCTTCGCGCCTTGGGAGTGCTGATTGCCGGAAAGACAGTGACCGAAGAATTTGCCTACAACGGGCCTATCGCTACACGGAATCCGCATAACACGGAGCACACGCCCGGCGGATCAAGCGCAGGATCTGCGGCAGCGGTAGCCGCCGGTCTATGTCCCCTTGCAATAGGCACCCAGACCTTGCGCTCTGTGATCGCACCGGCTTCCTTTTGCGGAGTGACCGGATTCAAACCCAGCTATGGAAGAGTCCCGCTGGATGGAGTGATTCTGCTGTCGCCTTCATTTGACACGATAGGCATCTTCACGCAGGATCTGCCAAGCATGGAAGTGGCTGCAGCCCATCTTGTTCCGGACTGGACCCCCCGCCAGGTAGATCGGAAGCCTGTACTCGGTATCCCGCGGGGAGTGTACATGGAACTGATGAGCCCGGAGGTCAAAGCCACCTTTACTGCGCAAATCGAACATCTTGAGCAGTTGGGTTACCAGGTCCGTTATGCAGACATGCCATGGGAAGATGAGTTTATTTACGGGGACAGCATGCTGCGGTTCATTGAAGGAGAGATGGCACGCGGGCATGCATCCTGGTTTGAGCATTATGCTGAGCTCTATGGTCCTCCGGTGAGAGAGGCTATTCTTAGAGGCAAAGCCATCGCAGAAGATGAACTGGACGGGTACCGCAGGAAGCAATGGGTGCTGCGGGAAGAGCTGAAATCGCTGATGGTGAAAGAAGGGATAGATATTTGGGTGTCTCCAGCCCAAGGCGGAACCGCTCCGAAGGTAGCGGACAATAATACCGGATGGTCGGGAATGCCCGCCATATGGGGGTTTGCCGGATGCCCGACCCTCAGCCTTCCGTCAGCAAGCCTTGAGGGATTGCCGCTCGGTTTTCAGTGCATCGGAAGCTTTGGCGAGGACGAATGGCTGCTGGCCTGGGCCCGGGAAGTGGCTCGGGATTTGTGA
- a CDS encoding S8 family peptidase translates to MNAQLWLQQHATKLNRPLKLKVRQTYASGYKPVAVPVIIQFKRPITSSRLLALHRHIGPQPFIVSRRLPLLNAVSSQVSLKCLERICCWHGVHKVYLDAIKTTSLNIATPSIGASAVRQADGLTGKGIHIAILDTGVFPHPDLTRPVNRIIAFKDFINHRKQPYDDNGHGTHIAGDAAGNGWASRGKYRGPAPEAGIVGIKVLDKNGDGYDSTIIKGIEWCIKHRKRLKLRILSLSFGGPVNTSCEDDLLCQAVEKAVKAGLTVVIAAGNSGPGRRTIESPGVSPSSITVGAVDDRRTLPQGDDRITDFSSRGPAPGGRKKPDIVAPGETIISLRSPGSQLARQYPYLRIDNQYFVLSGTSVSTPIVSGAAALLLQRSPSLSPLQVKTALKRNAFRLGLRPNTAGSGEVNVRFLRRYAKGTS, encoded by the coding sequence ATGAACGCACAGCTATGGCTGCAGCAGCATGCCACCAAATTAAATCGGCCCCTGAAACTCAAAGTCCGGCAAACCTATGCCTCTGGCTACAAACCGGTGGCCGTTCCGGTAATTATTCAGTTTAAACGGCCAATCACATCCTCCCGTCTTCTTGCTTTACACAGACATATCGGCCCGCAGCCATTTATCGTAAGCCGCCGTCTGCCCCTGCTCAATGCCGTATCCTCACAGGTATCATTGAAATGTCTGGAACGCATATGCTGCTGGCATGGAGTTCACAAGGTCTATTTGGACGCAATCAAAACGACTTCATTAAATATAGCCACCCCGTCAATCGGAGCTTCAGCCGTTCGGCAAGCGGATGGGCTTACGGGCAAAGGAATCCATATCGCCATTCTCGATACCGGAGTATTCCCGCATCCGGATCTGACCCGGCCGGTGAACCGGATTATAGCCTTCAAGGATTTTATAAATCACCGGAAACAGCCCTATGACGACAATGGTCATGGCACGCATATCGCCGGCGATGCCGCAGGCAACGGCTGGGCAAGCCGGGGGAAATACAGAGGCCCGGCACCGGAAGCCGGAATTGTGGGCATTAAAGTATTGGATAAGAATGGTGATGGCTATGATTCCACGATTATTAAGGGGATTGAATGGTGTATTAAGCACCGGAAACGGTTGAAGCTGCGCATTCTTTCACTGTCCTTCGGCGGACCAGTGAATACTTCATGTGAGGACGACCTGCTCTGCCAAGCTGTAGAAAAAGCAGTCAAAGCCGGGCTCACCGTCGTGATTGCCGCCGGGAACAGCGGTCCAGGCCGGAGAACGATTGAGTCACCGGGCGTTAGCCCTTCGTCAATAACAGTTGGGGCTGTGGATGACCGCCGGACGCTGCCGCAAGGCGATGACCGAATCACCGATTTCTCCAGCCGCGGGCCGGCACCGGGAGGAAGGAAGAAGCCTGACATTGTAGCTCCTGGCGAAACGATCATCTCTCTGCGGTCTCCCGGCTCACAGTTAGCCCGCCAATATCCGTATTTGAGAATAGATAATCAGTATTTTGTCTTGTCCGGCACCAGCGTCTCGACGCCTATCGTCTCCGGCGCAGCCGCGTTGCTGCTGCAGCGTTCCCCTTCCCTCTCCCCCTTGCAGGTCAAAACAGCTTTAAAACGGAATGCTTTCCGTCTGGGTCTCCGTCCAAATACCGCAGGTAGCGGAGAAGTGAATGTCAGGTTTCTGCGGCGGTACGCAAAGGGCACGAGCTGA
- a CDS encoding TetR/AcrR family transcriptional regulator, which produces MPPKSDITKEQIIQAAFAIVQEQGLEMLSARNIAQKLNCSTQPIYSLYGNMEEIKSLAYQRVVDHVRYSMTSYEDGYYSPALNLAIGFLHFAKKEQHLFRSVYLSGYKSYDLDQEEFIGEAISMAYMRHSKLLNSASENRLKRVFLNLAIYLIGLGTLIHSSTKKLEIDEAIIMVREMYETLLLREKEGMNCE; this is translated from the coding sequence ATGCCGCCGAAATCAGATATTACGAAAGAGCAAATTATTCAGGCGGCATTTGCCATTGTGCAGGAGCAAGGGCTTGAAATGTTGTCAGCCCGAAATATCGCGCAGAAGCTGAATTGCTCCACCCAGCCGATTTACAGCTTGTACGGAAATATGGAGGAGATCAAAAGCCTGGCGTATCAGAGGGTTGTAGATCATGTGCGTTACAGCATGACAAGTTATGAGGATGGGTACTATTCACCTGCCCTCAATTTGGCTATCGGATTTTTGCATTTTGCCAAGAAAGAACAGCATTTGTTCAGATCTGTGTATCTCTCCGGTTATAAGAGCTATGATCTGGATCAGGAAGAATTTATAGGCGAAGCCATAAGCATGGCCTACATGCGTCATAGCAAACTGCTCAATTCAGCCTCAGAAAACAGACTTAAGCGGGTTTTTCTGAATCTCGCCATCTATTTAATCGGGCTGGGAACCCTGATCCACTCAAGTACAAAAAAGCTGGAGATTGATGAGGCAATAATCATGGTCAGGGAGATGTATGAAACTCTGCTTCTGAGAGAAAAAGAGGGAATGAACTGTGAATAG
- a CDS encoding HAMP domain-containing sensor histidine kinase — protein MSKMSNKLSSRISLPLYFSLAVFVIFLITVVITGLLFYLANVFGLLNEKIAQDGTLLPVMTLIACTIIGTSISAVTSRKMVKSIRMFIEATDRLAKGDFSMRLQLKSPPEFKILSENFNRMAEELGGIEILRTDFINNFSHEFKTPIVSIKGFAEVLKHDDLSKEERDEYLDIVIEESARLASLASNVLELSKIAAQTILTNKARFNVGEQIRQSVLLLAAKLEKKNMSLNVNVQDYNISGNKELLNQVWLNLLDNAIKFTPDKGLIEVDMKQNENTIVILFRDNGSGISPEGLPKIFDKFYQQDTSHSTAGNGLGLAIVNQIIHLHEGTIACSSTPSQGTTFTITIPNGL, from the coding sequence ATGAGCAAAATGAGTAACAAACTCAGCAGCAGAATCTCTCTGCCCCTCTATTTCTCTCTTGCCGTATTCGTCATCTTTCTCATTACTGTAGTGATTACCGGGCTGCTGTTCTATCTTGCGAATGTTTTTGGTCTGTTAAATGAAAAAATTGCCCAAGATGGCACCTTGCTTCCCGTAATGACATTAATCGCCTGCACAATAATCGGTACATCGATATCGGCTGTCACAAGCCGGAAAATGGTAAAATCCATCCGTATGTTTATAGAAGCCACGGACAGGCTTGCCAAAGGTGACTTTTCCATGCGTCTTCAGCTCAAAAGTCCTCCGGAATTTAAAATTCTTTCGGAGAATTTTAACCGGATGGCCGAAGAGCTTGGGGGAATCGAAATTCTGCGAACCGATTTTATCAATAATTTCTCCCATGAATTCAAAACCCCCATTGTCTCGATCAAAGGATTTGCCGAAGTGCTCAAGCATGATGATCTTAGCAAAGAGGAACGGGATGAATATCTAGACATTGTTATTGAGGAATCAGCTAGACTAGCCTCCCTCGCCTCGAATGTTCTTGAGCTTTCAAAAATTGCGGCGCAGACGATTTTAACGAACAAAGCACGGTTTAATGTTGGAGAGCAGATTCGCCAATCTGTGCTGCTGCTTGCTGCCAAATTGGAGAAGAAGAATATGTCACTGAATGTTAACGTTCAGGATTACAATATCTCTGGAAACAAAGAGCTGTTGAATCAAGTCTGGCTGAATTTGTTGGATAACGCGATCAAGTTCACACCTGACAAAGGCCTAATTGAAGTTGACATGAAGCAAAATGAAAATACCATTGTCATTCTGTTCCGCGACAACGGTTCCGGGATTAGTCCGGAAGGTCTTCCCAAGATTTTCGATAAATTTTATCAGCAGGATACTTCCCACTCGACTGCTGGCAATGGTCTTGGATTAGCGATCGTGAACCAAATTATTCATCTGCATGAAGGAACGATTGCCTGCAGCAGCACCCCCTCACAAGGTACCACGTTTACAATTACAATACCGAATGGACTTTGA
- a CDS encoding flavin-containing monooxygenase → MSLETLNERVQTDLSYLAYGGTDWVRPLEHLEGHVYDVVIVGGGQSGLGAAFGLLRERISNILVIDENSEGSEGPWETYARMVTLRTPKHLTSIDLGIPSLTFRSWWEAQAGPEGWAAMDKIPRGEWMNYLRWYRQVLRLPVINEVKLKLIEPGEEGLHRLHIAGPGAPSGLLLARKVVLATGIQGGGEWHVPPLIAGNLPEHLYAHTSEAIDFSALKGKKIAILGGGASAFDNANYMLSEGAAEAHVFVRREKLPSVNPIRQMEMSGMIERFHTLADDDKYAVISHFFKYNQPPTNDTFARAAAWPGFTLHLGSPWLEVQAAPGGAVVTTPKGEFAFDYIVVSTGLLSDPGLRPELRLIERYIARWSDCYQAPEDKANPLLDAHPYLSPGFALQSRGEDGKKLLHGLFVFNYSALASCGLSASAISGIRNAIPKLVAGVADQLFGDDRERILQSFYSYNEIEFTGDL, encoded by the coding sequence ATGAGCCTGGAAACTTTAAATGAACGAGTACAAACGGACCTTTCCTATTTGGCCTATGGCGGTACGGACTGGGTACGTCCTCTGGAGCATCTGGAAGGGCATGTCTACGATGTTGTTATTGTCGGAGGCGGTCAAAGCGGTTTGGGAGCGGCTTTTGGACTGCTGCGTGAACGGATATCCAACATTCTGGTCATTGACGAGAACAGTGAAGGGTCAGAGGGGCCTTGGGAGACCTATGCCCGGATGGTTACACTGCGCACGCCCAAGCATTTGACCTCCATTGATTTGGGGATTCCATCCCTGACCTTCCGCTCCTGGTGGGAAGCGCAGGCTGGTCCCGAGGGCTGGGCGGCCATGGACAAAATCCCGCGCGGTGAATGGATGAACTATCTGCGCTGGTACCGGCAGGTGCTCAGACTTCCTGTCATCAATGAGGTGAAGCTGAAGCTGATTGAGCCTGGAGAAGAGGGGCTGCACCGCCTGCACATTGCCGGCCCGGGAGCACCCTCCGGGTTGCTGCTGGCCCGGAAGGTAGTGCTGGCAACCGGCATTCAGGGTGGCGGTGAATGGCATGTGCCGCCGCTCATTGCCGGCAATCTGCCGGAGCATCTGTACGCACATACTTCGGAGGCCATTGATTTCAGCGCACTGAAGGGCAAAAAAATCGCCATTCTGGGCGGCGGAGCCTCAGCCTTCGATAATGCTAATTACATGCTCTCCGAAGGTGCAGCCGAAGCCCATGTCTTTGTACGGCGGGAGAAGCTGCCGAGCGTCAACCCGATTCGCCAGATGGAAATGTCGGGGATGATTGAAAGGTTTCATACATTGGCGGATGACGATAAGTATGCGGTGATCTCCCATTTCTTCAAGTACAATCAGCCACCGACCAATGATACCTTTGCCCGTGCCGCGGCTTGGCCCGGTTTCACGCTGCATCTCGGGTCCCCGTGGCTTGAAGTTCAGGCTGCTCCGGGCGGAGCGGTAGTAACAACTCCCAAGGGAGAGTTTGCCTTTGATTATATTGTGGTCAGCACTGGCCTGCTCAGTGATCCCGGATTGCGGCCCGAGCTGCGGCTGATTGAGCGCTATATCGCCCGCTGGAGCGACTGCTATCAAGCTCCGGAAGATAAGGCAAATCCGCTGCTTGATGCGCATCCTTATCTCAGCCCGGGGTTTGCGCTGCAAAGCCGTGGGGAAGACGGGAAGAAGCTGCTGCATGGTTTGTTTGTATTTAACTATTCCGCTTTAGCAAGCTGCGGGTTGTCCGCTTCGGCGATTTCAGGCATCCGGAACGCCATACCCAAGCTTGTAGCTGGGGTGGCCGATCAGCTCTTCGGGGATGACCGTGAGAGGATTCTGCAATCTTTTTACTCCTATAATGAAATTGAATTTACCGGAGATTTGTAA
- the pyrH gene encoding UMP kinase, translating into MVRYKRVLIKLSGGAVAGKTEFGFEPEKMEHIASEIMSVVELGVEVSLVIGGGNIFRGNMAESWGIERAEADNIGTLATVINSLMLRGVLKAKSDREVRVMTAIPTTSVAEPYIRLRAIHHLEKGYIVIFAGGNGQPYVTTDYPSVQRAIEVNCDALLVAKQGVDGVLSADPKHDRAARKFKSLHYNDVLQHNLKVMDQSAFILARDYHLPMHVFNFDQPGSMKEICEGINHGTIISGESLLELE; encoded by the coding sequence TTGGTAAGGTACAAAAGAGTTCTTATTAAACTAAGCGGCGGGGCAGTGGCAGGAAAGACGGAATTTGGTTTTGAACCGGAAAAAATGGAGCATATCGCGAGTGAAATTATGTCCGTGGTGGAACTGGGCGTTGAGGTTTCACTCGTGATCGGAGGAGGCAACATATTCCGTGGCAACATGGCGGAGAGCTGGGGCATAGAAAGAGCGGAGGCTGACAATATCGGCACGCTCGCGACCGTCATCAACAGCTTGATGCTGCGTGGAGTACTCAAGGCCAAATCTGACAGAGAAGTGCGCGTAATGACAGCAATACCGACTACATCCGTTGCTGAACCGTATATCCGTCTAAGGGCAATTCACCATTTGGAAAAAGGGTACATCGTGATTTTTGCCGGAGGGAACGGTCAGCCCTATGTGACAACAGACTATCCTTCGGTTCAACGAGCGATCGAGGTGAATTGTGATGCCCTGCTGGTTGCCAAACAAGGGGTGGATGGTGTACTTAGTGCAGATCCTAAACATGACAGGGCGGCCCGAAAGTTCAAATCCTTGCATTACAACGATGTGCTTCAGCATAATTTGAAGGTCATGGATCAGTCAGCGTTTATCCTGGCCAGGGATTATCATCTTCCGATGCATGTATTCAACTTTGACCAGCCGGGTTCCATGAAAGAGATTTGTGAAGGGATCAATCACGGAACAATCATTAGCGGAGAATCTCTTCTGGAATTGGAGTGA